A portion of the Streptomyces sp. YPW6 genome contains these proteins:
- a CDS encoding glycoside hydrolase family 64 protein produces MFLTGAAASAAALTYPAWGTALSPRASAAPATCELALENTSLPGTVHAYVTGRELGTDRWALLKPDGGLYRPDSPGAPQTPLPVDCAIPLKGAGAGPVVLTLPQMYGARVYFVRDDKLDFFLNPGPSLVEPAFATPTDPNYGRTWAFAEFTFNTEQLYSNISYVDLITALPIGITLEGDGTHTVAPHPEGAVERIAEDLTAQAAADGQPWDQLITRGDDGRVLRVVSPQNIMAPFFDRPDEMPFRGLFEAQIDEVWEKYRSEDLRIDLQGGRGTRAGRVSGDVLTFEGGHTFTRPETKDVFTCNHGPFTNDPGDSDDKKAILARLAAGFNRSIMLSHPSQPNGTTAADYYRTAVTNHWSRVVHANSPIGYAFPYDDVLPDGEPDVSGAAHDGNPRRFTVSVGS; encoded by the coding sequence ATGTTCCTGACCGGCGCCGCCGCATCGGCCGCGGCGCTGACGTACCCCGCCTGGGGCACCGCACTGAGCCCCCGCGCGTCGGCGGCTCCGGCGACCTGTGAACTGGCCCTGGAGAACACGTCGTTGCCGGGCACCGTGCACGCGTACGTCACCGGCCGCGAGCTGGGGACCGACCGCTGGGCGCTGCTGAAGCCGGACGGCGGCCTGTACCGCCCCGACTCCCCCGGCGCCCCGCAGACCCCGCTGCCCGTCGACTGCGCCATCCCGCTCAAGGGCGCGGGAGCCGGCCCGGTCGTCCTGACCCTGCCGCAGATGTACGGGGCGCGGGTCTACTTCGTCCGTGACGACAAGCTGGACTTCTTCCTCAACCCGGGCCCGTCCCTGGTGGAGCCGGCCTTCGCGACGCCGACGGACCCGAACTACGGGCGGACCTGGGCGTTCGCCGAGTTCACCTTCAACACCGAGCAGCTGTACTCCAACATCAGCTACGTGGACCTGATCACCGCACTGCCGATCGGCATCACGCTGGAGGGGGACGGCACCCACACCGTGGCCCCGCACCCGGAGGGCGCGGTGGAGCGGATCGCGGAGGACCTCACCGCCCAGGCGGCGGCCGACGGACAGCCCTGGGACCAGCTGATCACGCGCGGCGACGACGGCAGGGTGCTGCGGGTCGTCTCGCCGCAGAACATCATGGCCCCCTTCTTCGACCGGCCGGACGAGATGCCGTTCCGGGGCCTGTTCGAGGCGCAGATCGACGAGGTGTGGGAGAAGTACCGCTCCGAGGACCTGCGTATCGACCTCCAGGGCGGCCGGGGCACACGGGCGGGCCGGGTCAGCGGGGACGTCCTGACCTTCGAGGGGGGCCACACCTTCACCAGGCCGGAGACGAAGGACGTCTTCACCTGCAACCACGGGCCGTTCACCAACGACCCGGGCGACTCCGACGACAAGAAGGCGATCCTGGCCCGGCTGGCGGCGGGCTTCAACCGTTCGATCATGCTGAGCCACCCGAGCCAGCCGAACGGCACGACGGCGGCGGACTACTACCGGACCGCGGTCACCAACCACTGGTCCCGGGTGGTCCACGCGAACAGCCCGATCGGCTACGCGTTCCCGTACGACGACGTGCTCCCGGACGGTGAGCCGGACGTCTCGGGCGCGGCGCACGACGGGAACCCGCGCCGCTTCACGGTGAGCGTGGGCTCCTGA
- a CDS encoding peptidoglycan-binding domain-containing protein, protein MRTNRPFGRPFGGPLRRLPRRLLTAAAAGLLLTAAPPAHADPAPPPSPAPQASGAQGLRAFQQSYGLPPTGRVDITTAQLLRSAPDSELRRFFAAPSDLGPEQLAHARTVIGVGKGAELTEEAQVIALMTAMQESKFVNYTSPVDHDSLGVFQQRPSMGWGTAAQITHVPTASASFYGLPSPSANPGLLQIDGWESMEPGEACQAVQRSAHPDRYAQWEDFARDLLAQEGPDADPVR, encoded by the coding sequence ATGCGAACGAACCGCCCCTTCGGCCGCCCCTTCGGCGGACCCCTCCGCCGACTCCCCCGCCGGCTGCTCACCGCGGCCGCCGCCGGACTCCTGCTGACCGCCGCACCCCCGGCGCACGCCGACCCCGCCCCGCCACCGTCACCCGCCCCGCAGGCCTCGGGCGCGCAGGGCCTGCGGGCGTTCCAGCAGAGCTACGGCCTGCCCCCGACCGGCCGGGTGGACATCACCACCGCCCAGTTGCTCAGATCCGCCCCGGACAGCGAGCTGCGGAGGTTCTTCGCCGCCCCGTCCGACCTCGGCCCGGAACAGCTCGCCCACGCCAGAACCGTCATCGGCGTCGGCAAGGGGGCGGAGCTCACGGAGGAGGCGCAGGTCATCGCGCTGATGACCGCGATGCAGGAGTCGAAGTTCGTCAATTACACATCGCCGGTCGACCACGACTCGCTCGGCGTCTTCCAGCAGCGCCCCAGCATGGGCTGGGGCACTGCGGCGCAGATCACGCACGTACCGACCGCGTCCGCGTCCTTCTACGGGCTGCCCTCACCCAGCGCCAACCCGGGACTGCTCCAGATCGACGGCTGGGAGTCGATGGAGCCGGGCGAAGCGTGCCAGGCGGTCCAGCGGTCCGCGCATCCGGACCGGTACGCGCAGTGGGAGGACTTCGCCCGGGACCTGCTGGCACAGGAGGGCCCGGACGCCGATCCGGTCCGGTGA
- a CDS encoding YceI family protein, protein MALFNRKSTATARTAVAEAPAVDPALAALTGAYTVDPAHSSIGFTVRHAMVTNVRGSFGEHEGTLVLDGTDPSNSSASIDVKIASVDTGIADRDGHLVSGDFFDAETFPLMTFRSTQAEQLGGEAYRITGDLTIKDVTRPLSIDLEFNGSATDVYGNERVGFEGSADILRSDWGLTWNAALETGGVMVSDKVKLTFDISAIKATPAA, encoded by the coding sequence ATGGCTCTGTTCAACCGCAAGTCGACCGCCACCGCCCGGACCGCCGTCGCCGAGGCCCCCGCGGTGGACCCGGCACTCGCCGCCCTGACCGGCGCGTACACCGTGGACCCGGCACACAGCAGCATCGGCTTCACGGTGCGCCACGCGATGGTCACCAACGTGCGCGGCTCCTTCGGTGAGCACGAGGGCACCCTGGTGCTGGACGGCACGGACCCGTCGAACTCCTCCGCCTCCATCGACGTGAAGATCGCCAGCGTGGACACCGGCATCGCCGACCGCGACGGGCACCTGGTCAGCGGCGACTTCTTCGACGCCGAGACGTTCCCGCTCATGACGTTCCGCTCGACGCAGGCCGAGCAGCTGGGCGGCGAGGCGTACCGGATCACCGGGGACCTCACCATCAAGGACGTCACGCGCCCCCTCTCCATCGACCTGGAGTTCAACGGCTCCGCCACCGACGTCTACGGCAACGAGCGCGTCGGCTTCGAGGGCAGCGCCGACATCCTGCGCTCCGACTGGGGCCTGACCTGGAACGCGGCACTGGAGACCGGCGGCGTGATGGTCAGCGACAAGGTGAAGCTGACCTTCGACATCTCCGCGATCAAGGCCACCCCGGCAGCCTGA
- a CDS encoding iron-siderophore ABC transporter substrate-binding protein gives MNASAFRARRAPVLLAGAVAALLVGLSACGSSDDSDSSASSSASGGASEGAFPAQVATKFGEVTVDQRPQRIVALGWGDAETVLALGGQPVGASDWLPFGGEGVGPWAKGMYDKKPELIGTLEPEFEKIASLQPDLILDTKSSGDRTRYDTLKKIAPTVGVPKGGDQYKISWEQQTTMIAAAMGVPEKGEELIAETEKKFEAAAKAHPEFKDKTITVGSRTSEGFGVYVGGTGRIDFVERLGFTNNPKAEAQAGEGFSVSVSKENLDLLDADLTVMTPIGIPATDISDDPLYQAVPSVKAGNAIVFDDQGISQAFATDSILSVSYALEKVVPLFAENVAK, from the coding sequence ATGAACGCTTCCGCTTTCCGCGCCCGCCGCGCCCCCGTCCTCCTGGCCGGTGCCGTCGCCGCCCTTCTCGTCGGCCTCTCGGCCTGCGGCTCGTCGGACGACTCCGACAGCTCCGCGTCCTCCTCCGCCTCCGGAGGCGCGTCCGAAGGGGCGTTCCCCGCTCAGGTGGCGACCAAGTTCGGTGAGGTCACCGTCGACCAGCGGCCCCAGCGCATCGTCGCGCTCGGCTGGGGTGACGCCGAGACCGTGCTGGCGCTCGGCGGCCAGCCGGTCGGGGCCAGCGACTGGCTGCCGTTCGGCGGCGAGGGCGTCGGCCCGTGGGCCAAGGGCATGTACGACAAGAAGCCCGAACTCATCGGCACACTGGAGCCGGAGTTCGAGAAGATCGCCTCCCTCCAGCCCGACCTGATCCTGGACACCAAGTCCAGCGGCGACCGGACCCGCTACGACACCCTGAAGAAGATCGCCCCGACCGTGGGCGTGCCGAAGGGCGGCGACCAGTACAAGATCTCGTGGGAGCAGCAGACCACGATGATCGCGGCCGCCATGGGCGTACCGGAGAAGGGCGAGGAGCTGATCGCGGAGACGGAGAAGAAGTTCGAGGCCGCCGCGAAGGCCCACCCGGAGTTCAAGGACAAGACCATCACGGTCGGCTCGCGCACCTCCGAGGGCTTCGGTGTCTACGTCGGTGGCACCGGGCGCATCGACTTCGTCGAGCGTCTCGGCTTCACGAACAACCCGAAGGCGGAGGCCCAGGCCGGCGAGGGCTTCTCCGTGTCCGTGTCCAAGGAGAACCTGGACCTGCTCGACGCCGATCTGACGGTCATGACCCCGATCGGCATCCCGGCCACGGACATCAGCGACGACCCGCTGTATCAGGCCGTCCCGTCGGTGAAGGCGGGCAACGCCATCGTCTTCGACGACCAGGGCATCTCGCAGGCGTTCGCCACGGACTCGATCCTGTCCGTCTCGTACGCGCTGGAGAAGGTCGTCCCGCTGTTCGCGGAGAACGTCGCGAAGTAG
- a CDS encoding ABC transporter ATP-binding protein translates to MAEHTLEARDVRLGYGEREIVPGLSVAVPPGKITVIVGPNACGKSTLLRAMARLLVPSAGAVLLDGRSIQEMPTKEVASVLGILPQGPTAPEGITVSDLVGRGRYPHQGWFRRWSAEDDRAVAQALLSTDVLELADRSVDELSGGQRQRVWIAMALAQRTDILLLDEPTTFLDASHQLDVLDLLTDLNRERGVTMVAVLHDLNLACRYADHMIAMRAGRIVAEGRPVDIVTAELVGEVFGMRCSVIEDPASATPMVVPLGRHHVKDPAD, encoded by the coding sequence GTGGCCGAACACACTCTGGAAGCCCGGGACGTCCGGCTCGGCTACGGCGAACGCGAGATCGTCCCCGGTCTGAGCGTGGCCGTGCCGCCCGGGAAGATCACGGTCATCGTCGGCCCCAACGCCTGCGGGAAGTCGACCCTGCTGCGGGCGATGGCCCGGCTGCTGGTCCCCTCCGCCGGGGCGGTGCTCCTGGACGGCCGGTCCATCCAGGAGATGCCGACCAAGGAGGTCGCCTCCGTGCTCGGCATCCTGCCGCAGGGCCCCACCGCCCCGGAGGGCATCACCGTCTCCGACCTGGTCGGGCGCGGCCGCTACCCGCACCAGGGCTGGTTCCGCCGCTGGAGCGCGGAGGACGACCGGGCGGTCGCGCAGGCGCTGCTGTCGACCGACGTCCTCGAACTCGCCGACCGGTCGGTGGACGAGCTGTCCGGCGGCCAGCGCCAGCGGGTGTGGATCGCGATGGCGCTCGCCCAGCGCACCGACATCCTGCTGCTCGACGAACCGACGACCTTCCTCGACGCCAGCCACCAGCTCGACGTCCTCGACCTGCTCACCGACCTCAACCGTGAGCGCGGCGTCACCATGGTGGCGGTGCTGCACGACCTGAACCTGGCCTGCCGGTACGCCGACCACATGATCGCGATGAGGGCGGGGCGGATCGTCGCCGAGGGCCGGCCGGTCGACATCGTGACGGCGGAGCTGGTCGGCGAGGTCTTCGGGATGCGCTGCTCGGTGATCGAGGACCCGGCGTCGGCCACCCCGATGGTCGTGCCGCTGGGCCGCCATCACGTGAAGGATCCGGCTGACTGA
- a CDS encoding iron chelate uptake ABC transporter family permease subunit, translating into MSRAPAVAENAPGGDDARLADAVRRISAVRGRGLRRSVLVGAGLLAATLVAFGLSLGFGDMAIPIGKVVATLFGGGDGGSRFVVLELRLPRALLAILVGVAFGLSGGVFQTVLRNPLASPDLIGISAGAGAVAVTAALLFQVSGLALSASALTGSLVAGAAIYLLAWRQGIAGQRLVLVGIGVGMGLSSIVWYAMARSEVTDAQEAFRWLAGSLNGRSWNQVWPLLVALGPLVPLTVLAAHALRPLQLGDDAAAGLGAKVESGRLALLACATALAGVATAAAGPVGFVAFVAAPIARRLVPGRGAALPQAALAGALIVLVADFAAQHLFPVQLPVGVVTSIIGAPYLLLLLARANRVGSGG; encoded by the coding sequence GTGAGCCGGGCACCCGCCGTCGCCGAGAACGCCCCGGGCGGGGACGACGCGCGCCTCGCCGACGCCGTTCGCCGGATCTCCGCCGTACGCGGCCGGGGCCTGCGCCGCTCCGTCCTCGTCGGGGCCGGACTGCTGGCCGCCACCCTCGTCGCGTTCGGGCTCTCGCTCGGCTTCGGCGACATGGCGATACCCATCGGGAAGGTCGTCGCCACCCTGTTCGGCGGCGGAGACGGCGGATCGCGGTTCGTCGTGCTGGAACTGCGGCTGCCCCGCGCCCTCCTCGCGATCCTCGTCGGCGTCGCGTTCGGACTCTCCGGAGGCGTCTTCCAGACCGTGCTGCGCAACCCCCTCGCCAGCCCCGACCTCATCGGCATCAGCGCCGGCGCCGGCGCGGTCGCCGTCACCGCCGCCCTGCTCTTCCAGGTCAGCGGACTCGCCCTCTCCGCGAGCGCCCTCACCGGATCCCTGGTCGCCGGAGCCGCCATCTATCTGCTCGCCTGGCGTCAGGGCATCGCCGGACAGCGCCTCGTCCTCGTCGGTATCGGCGTCGGCATGGGGCTCTCCAGCATCGTCTGGTACGCGATGGCCCGCTCCGAGGTCACCGACGCGCAGGAAGCCTTCCGCTGGCTCGCGGGCAGCCTCAACGGCCGCTCCTGGAACCAGGTGTGGCCGCTCCTCGTCGCCCTCGGCCCGCTCGTACCGCTGACCGTTCTCGCCGCCCACGCGCTGCGCCCCCTCCAGCTCGGGGACGACGCCGCCGCCGGGCTCGGCGCGAAGGTCGAGAGCGGCCGGCTCGCGCTGCTGGCCTGCGCGACCGCGCTCGCCGGGGTCGCCACGGCCGCCGCCGGGCCCGTCGGGTTCGTGGCGTTCGTCGCCGCACCGATCGCCCGTCGGCTGGTCCCGGGCCGGGGTGCGGCGCTGCCGCAGGCCGCCCTGGCCGGGGCGCTGATCGTCCTGGTCGCGGACTTCGCGGCGCAGCACCTGTTCCCGGTGCAGCTGCCCGTGGGCGTGGTCACCAGCATCATCGGGGCCCCGTACCTGCTCCTGCTCCTGGCCCGCGCCAACCGCGTCGGCAGCGGGGGCTGA
- a CDS encoding iron ABC transporter permease, with translation MSGSVLQETEKRPGGGKEARRKRSRPVLALGLLAALAVLFLTAVASLAIGSGDVPFRDVVDGVLDPDTAVKGQLIVQEVRIPRTVAGLLAGSALGLAGAVMQGVARNPLADPQLLGINAGASVAVVCSITLLGFTAAPQFIWFGFLGALLAALLVYGVGSLGREGATPVKLALAGAATAAVLTSVTSAILLQDRGSYDQFRFWQLGALTARSSEVLWQVSPFILLGTVLALALGPQLNALSLGDDLARGLGQRVGAIRMVSALAVVILCGAATVVAGPIGFVGLAVPHAARLITGPDYRWVLPYSMVLAPVMLLVADIVGRVIARPGEVQVGVITAAIGCIPFIWLVRRRKLVEL, from the coding sequence GTGAGCGGCTCGGTCCTCCAGGAGACGGAGAAACGGCCCGGCGGCGGCAAGGAAGCGCGGCGCAAGCGCAGCCGGCCCGTGCTCGCCCTCGGGCTGCTCGCCGCCCTCGCCGTGCTGTTCCTCACCGCCGTCGCCAGCCTCGCCATCGGCTCGGGCGATGTGCCCTTCCGCGATGTCGTCGACGGCGTCCTCGACCCGGACACGGCCGTCAAGGGCCAGCTCATCGTCCAGGAGGTCCGCATCCCGCGCACCGTCGCCGGGCTGCTGGCCGGTTCGGCACTCGGCCTGGCGGGCGCGGTGATGCAGGGCGTCGCCCGCAACCCCCTCGCCGACCCCCAGCTCCTCGGCATCAACGCCGGCGCGTCCGTGGCTGTCGTCTGCTCGATCACCCTGCTCGGGTTCACCGCCGCCCCTCAGTTCATCTGGTTCGGCTTCCTCGGGGCGCTGCTCGCCGCCCTCCTCGTGTACGGGGTCGGCTCGCTCGGGCGGGAAGGCGCGACGCCGGTGAAGCTGGCGCTCGCCGGGGCCGCGACCGCTGCCGTCCTCACCTCGGTCACCAGCGCGATCCTGCTCCAGGACCGCGGCAGCTACGACCAGTTCCGGTTCTGGCAGCTCGGTGCGCTGACCGCCCGCAGCTCCGAGGTGCTGTGGCAGGTCTCGCCGTTCATCCTCCTCGGCACCGTCCTCGCCCTGGCCCTCGGCCCGCAGCTCAACGCCCTCTCCCTCGGCGACGACCTCGCCCGCGGCCTCGGCCAGCGCGTCGGGGCGATCCGCATGGTGTCCGCCCTCGCCGTGGTGATCCTCTGCGGCGCGGCCACCGTCGTCGCCGGGCCCATCGGCTTCGTCGGGCTCGCCGTACCGCACGCCGCCCGCCTCATCACCGGACCCGACTACCGCTGGGTGCTCCCGTACAGCATGGTGCTCGCCCCGGTCATGCTCCTCGTCGCCGACATCGTCGGCCGGGTGATCGCCCGCCCCGGCGAGGTGCAGGTCGGCGTCATCACAGCCGCGATCGGCTGCATCCCCTTCATCTGGCTGGTCCGGCGCAGGAAGCTGGTGGAACTGTGA
- a CDS encoding MSMEG_1061 family FMN-dependent PPOX-type flavoprotein, translating to MPYAAAPVTPATDLPAGAVPLGSADELRELLGTPHPIVIDKVHDRLTDDDLDLLARSPFCTLATSDADGNCDATPRGDTPGFTHVLDRGTIALPDRPGNRRADSFHNILSNPRVGLLYLIPGAMDVLRVNGRARILTDAPFFDALTLKGQRPKLALVVEIDEIFRHCPASLKRSGVWAPQTWEGAGAEATG from the coding sequence TTGCCGTACGCCGCCGCCCCCGTCACCCCCGCCACCGATCTGCCGGCCGGGGCCGTGCCCCTGGGCTCGGCGGACGAACTGCGCGAGCTTCTGGGCACCCCGCACCCGATCGTCATCGACAAGGTCCACGACCGGCTCACCGACGACGACCTGGACCTGCTGGCCCGCTCACCGTTCTGCACCCTGGCCACATCGGACGCGGACGGCAACTGCGACGCGACCCCGCGCGGCGACACCCCCGGCTTCACCCATGTCCTGGACCGGGGCACGATCGCGCTGCCCGACCGCCCGGGCAACCGCCGCGCGGACAGCTTCCACAACATCCTGTCGAACCCGCGCGTGGGCCTGCTCTACCTGATACCGGGCGCGATGGACGTCCTGCGCGTCAACGGCCGCGCCCGCATCCTCACGGACGCCCCGTTCTTCGACGCTCTGACCCTGAAGGGCCAGCGCCCGAAGCTCGCCCTGGTCGTCGAGATCGACGAGATCTTCCGCCACTGCCCGGCGTCGCTGAAGCGGTCGGGGGTGTGGGCGCCTCAGACGTGGGAGGGTGCGGGGGCGGAAGCCACGGGGTGA
- a CDS encoding GNAT family N-acetyltransferase, whose translation MTRMSITNTPRPATLDDAPEISLTLARAFADDPMMEWFLPGGAAREPDLVRYFTTIFTRQYGRHGVCERTASAAAFWVTPEGQEKTVPDAETVAELEDILGDRAPLFRDAVAAAAEQGPKEPHWYLAVVGADPAARGQGHGAALLRSGLAKADAAGLPVYLESSKPDNLPFYEHFGFTVLGEAALPGGGPTLWVMRRAPQAA comes from the coding sequence ATGACCCGTATGTCGATAACGAACACTCCGCGGCCGGCCACGCTCGACGACGCCCCGGAGATCAGCCTCACCCTGGCCCGCGCCTTCGCCGACGACCCGATGATGGAGTGGTTCCTCCCCGGCGGGGCCGCGCGCGAGCCGGACCTGGTCCGCTACTTCACGACGATCTTCACCCGCCAGTACGGCCGCCACGGAGTGTGCGAGCGCACCGCGTCGGCGGCCGCGTTCTGGGTCACGCCGGAGGGGCAGGAGAAGACCGTGCCCGACGCCGAGACGGTCGCGGAGCTGGAGGACATCCTCGGTGACCGGGCGCCGCTCTTCCGGGACGCGGTCGCGGCGGCCGCCGAGCAGGGCCCCAAGGAGCCGCACTGGTATCTCGCGGTCGTCGGCGCGGACCCGGCCGCCCGGGGCCAGGGCCATGGAGCGGCGCTGCTGCGTTCCGGACTGGCCAAGGCGGACGCGGCGGGCCTGCCGGTCTACCTGGAGTCCTCCAAGCCGGACAACCTGCCGTTCTACGAGCACTTCGGCTTCACGGTGCTGGGCGAGGCGGCGCTGCCGGGCGGCGGCCCGACGCTGTGGGTGATGCGGCGCGCGCCGCAGGCCGCCTGA